In the Corythoichthys intestinalis isolate RoL2023-P3 chromosome 12, ASM3026506v1, whole genome shotgun sequence genome, one interval contains:
- the mylkb gene encoding myosin light chain kinase, smooth muscle, producing the protein MDFKANLKGVKAKTEDERKVASGAAQQMDFRSVLGKKGGASKVEKNPATTADSKKKNGGSAGKMVNNCVADGAPKFAQKLSDVTVVDGQRLHLQCRLDGEGDVDVMWTLDGKLVKASKFIVLKNQGGVCSLSIDKALPEDEGVYKCKVENSAGRDECSCLVLVDDPPEKSAADKDSKKKTAATSESEARIKKPTAKTPPKQALPPNIVEFPEDMKILAGEKVEILCKFTGAPPINCTWLKFRKPIQEGAAGTSISSSDSSSLLSIASGQQEHCGCYTVELRNQYGLRQAALNLTIVDKPDPPAKVPALSDVRRSSLTLSWYGPTYDGGSAVQTYHLEMRNSVEQEWKPLVSCNSTSYNVQNLLPERQYKFRIRAENIYGISEPSAESEEVTVGLVDDNKNQEEAEEEDDDSEKEPDYRQVTVRTDVKVKELYDVEERLGTGKFGQVFKLVEKATKKVWAGKFIKAYSAKDKENVRQEIGIMNSLHHPKLVQCVDAFEGKSDIVVVLEMISGGELFERIIDEDFELSEREVIKYMLQIVDGVGFIHKQGIVHLDLKPENIMCVNKIGSKIKLIDFGLARRLENAGTLKVLFGTPEFVAPEVINYEAISYPTDMWSIGVICYILLSGLSPFMGDNDNETLANVTSATWDFEDEAFDEISDDAKDFITRLLKKDMKARLSCPQCLEHSWLKQDTNTMKAKKLSKERMKKYILRKKWQKTGHAIKAIGRLSSMAMMAGVHAKRGSPTEEDNQFLECLELEHKAECKPSFSSVIKDVEVVEGSAARFDCKIEGYPDPEVVWYKDEQPIKETRHFQIDYDEDGNCSLVISEVSGDDDAKYTVKAVNNLGEATCTAELLVEVMAGEEEEEEEE; encoded by the exons ATGGATTTTAAGGCCAACTTAAAGGGGGTCAAGGCCAAGACGGAGGACGAGCGCAAAGTGGCCAGCGGCGCTGCGCAGCAAATGGACTTCCGCTCCGTGCTGGGGAAGAAGGGAGGCGCCAGCAAGGTCGAGAAGAACCCCGCCACCACCGCGGACTCTAAGAAGAAGAACGGAGGGAGCGCGGGAAAGATGGTCAACAACTGCGTGGCAGACGGGGCGCCCAAGTTTGCCCAGAAGCTGAGCGACGTGACGGTGGTGGACGGACAGCGCCTGCACCTGCAGTGCCGGCTGGACGGCGAGGGCGACGTCGACGTCATGTGGACACTGGACGGAAAACTCGTCAAAGCGTCCAAGTTCATCGTTCTCAAAAACCAAG GTGGCGTTTGCTCGCTGAGCATCGACAAAGCCTTGCCCGAGGACGAAGGCGTGTACAAATGCAAAGTGGAGAACTCGGCGGGTCGGGACGAGTGTTCTTgtttggttctggtggacg ATCCTCCGGAAAAGTCGGCAGCTGACAAGGATTCCAAGAAGAAGACGGCCGCCACCTCAGAGA GCGAAGCGCGAATAAAGAAGCCTACAGCCAAGACACCTCCCAAACAAG CGTTGCCGCCCAACATcgtggagttcccggaggacatGAAGATCCTAGCCGGGGAAAAGGTGGAGATCTTGTGCAAGTTCACGGGAGCGCCGCCGATCAACTGCACGTGGCTCAAGTTCAGGAAACCG ATCCAGGAGGGCGCGGCGGGGACGTCCATTAGCAGCAGCGACAGCAGCAGTTTGCTGAGCATcgccagcggacagcaggagcaCTGCGGCTGCTACACCGTCGAGCTGAGGAACCAATATGGCCTCCGCCAGGCCGCCCTCAACCTCACCATCGTGG ACAAGCCGGACCCGCCGGCGAAGGTTCCGGCCCTATCCGACGTGAGGCGTTCCAGTCTGACGCTGTCGTGGTACGGTCCCACCTACGACGGCGGCAGCGCCGTCCAGACCTACCACCTTGAGATGCGCAACTCTGTGGAGCAGGAGTGGAAGCCGCTGGTGTCTTGCAACAGCACGTCCTACAATGTCCAA AACCTTCTTCCGGAGCGCCAGTACAAGTTCCGGATCCGAGCCGAGAACATCTACGGCATCAGCGAGCCCAGCGCCGAGTCCGAGGAGGTCACCGTGGGCCTGGTGGACGATAACA AGAACCAGGAGGAAGCGGAAGAAGAGGATGACG ACTCTGAGAAGGAGCCGGACTACAGGCAGGTGACGGTCCGAACCGACGTGAAGGTGAAGGAGCTGTACGACGTTGAGGAGAGGCTGGGAAC GGGCAAGTTTGGTCAGGTGTTCAAGCTGGTGGAGAAAGCCACCAAGAAGGTGTGGGCGGGCAAGTTCATTAAAGCGTACTCGGCCAAGGACAAAGAAAACGTTCGGCAAGAGATCGGCATCATGAACAGTCTCCACCATCCCAAGCTGGTCCAGTGTGTGGACGCCTTCGAGGGAAAGTCTGACATTGTGGTGGTTTTGGAGAT GATCTCCGGGGGTGAGCTGTTCGAGCGCATCATCGACGAGGACTTTGAGCTGTCGGAGCGTGAAGTCATCAAGTACATGCTCCAGATCGTGGACGGGGTGGGCTTCATTCACAAACAGGGCATCGTGCACCTTGACCTCAAACCCGAGAACATCATGTGCGTCAACAAGATCGGAAGCAAGATCAAACTCATTGATTTTGGCCTGGCCAGGCGGCTAG AAAATGCCGGAACCCTGAAAGTTTTGTTCGGAACGCCCGAGTTTGTCGCGCCCGAAGTCATCAACTACGAAGCCATCAGTTACCCCACTGACATGTGGAGCATCGGCGTCATATGCTACATTCT gCTAAGCGGCCTGTCGCCTTTCATGGGCGACAACGACAACGAGACGTTGGCCAACGTGACTTCGGCCACGTGGGACTTTGAGGACGAGGCTTTTGACGAGATCTCGGACGACGCCAAAGACTTCATCACCAGGCTGCTCAAGAAGGACATGAA GGCACGTCTAAGCTGCCCccagtgcctggagcacagctGGCTGAAGCAGGACACCAACACCATGAAGGCCAAGAAATTGTCCAAGGAGAGGATGAAGAAGTACATCCTCAGGAAGAAGTGGCAGAAGACGGGCCACGCTATCAAAGCCATTGGCAGACTCTCCTCCATGGCCATGATGGCGGGGGTCCACGCCAAGAGGGGCTCGCCCACCGAAG AGGACAACCAGTTTCTGGAGTGCTTGGAGCTGGAACACAAGGCCGAGTGCAAGCCCAGCTTCAGCTCCGTCATCAAAGACGTGGAGGTGGTGGAGGGCAGCGCCGCGCGTTTTGACTGCAAGATCGAAG GTTACCCGGACCCAGAAGTGGTTTGGTACAAGGACGAGCAGCCCATCAAGGAGACCAGACACTTTCAGATCGACTACGACGAGGACGGCAACTGCAGCTTGGTCATTTCCGAG GTGTCGGGCGACGACGACGCCAAGTATACGGTGAAGGCCGTCAACAATCTGGGCGAAGCCACCTGCACCGCCGAGCTACTGGTGGAGGTCATGGCcggagaggaagaggaggaagaggaggagtga